CGTCAGCACCTAATTCCAACCCAGTGATGCGATCGGCCACGTCCCCCAAGGCTGTTAGCATAATGATGGGGACATCAGACTCCTTACGTAATTCTTGACAAACTCCGTAGCCATCTAGCTTTGGCATCATTACATCCAAAACTACTAGGTCAGGATCAGCTTTGCGAAAAGTTTCCAAAGCTTCTTCACCGTCGCCAGCCGTCACTACGTCGTAGCCAATCATGGAAAGGCGCGTTTCCAAAATCCGGCGAATGCTGGCTTCGTCGTCTACCACCAGGATTTTTTCTTTATGACTTTCCAAGTTTCTCAACGCTCCTTAACTAAAATTTCTCATGATTAATTTTTAATACCATAATATTAAGATATCATTCCATCAATTGATTGGGAAAAAGCTCCAACTATTACTATTCATGGATTTTAGTTTTGACCACAAAATTAAGGAAATATTAAGATTAATTAATAAGTTTTAAGAATGGCAAAATCTAAAACCTTTTTCATTTGTAACGAATGTGGGGCAGAATCTTCCCAGTGGTTTGGCAAGTGTCCTAATTGTGATACTTACGATTCTTTAGTAGAGCAAACTACCAGCCCTTATTTAGCAGACATACCCACTCGTGGGGGAGTGGGTAATTGGCACGCTACTCAGAATAATGGTAAGTCTACCGCTAAACCAGCAAAACCAGCGAAAGCACGCGCATCTCTGACTTTTGAACAAATTAGCGATCGCCAAGTCATGCGCTGGGAATCTGGTTATGGAGAACTAGATCGGGTGCTTGGTGGTGGCATTGTTCCTGGTTCTATGGTGTTAATAGGTGGTGATCCAGGTATCGGGAAATCTACTTTACTGCTGCAAGTATCCAGTCAACTAGCGGAAAAATATCGCATCCTCTACGTTTCGGGGGAAGAATCGGGACAACAGGTAAAATTGAGAGCTTCTCGTTTGGGAGTATCAAAACCCTTAGAGATACTTAGTGATGAAAATGGCAAAGTAGTAGAAACTATTGATGAGAATGGCACAGCAGCAAAAATTGCCGAATTAGAAGAACATCATATAGATGCAGATTTGTATGTATTACCGGAAACAGATTTGGAGGAGATTTTAAAGGAGATAGATTCCCTCAGACCGAATTTAGCGGTGATTGATAGTATTCAAACTGTGTTCTTTCCAGCACTCACATCCGCGCCTGGTTCCGTAGCCCAAGTTAGAGAATGTACAGCGGCGTTGATGAAAGTGGCAAAGCATGAAGACATCACCATGTTAATTGTGGGACACGTCACCAAAGAAGGAGCGATCGCTGGGCCGAAAGTTTTAGAACACTTAGTTGATACAGTACTGTATTTTGAAGGCGATCGCTTTGCCTCTCATCGATTATTACGAACTGTAAAAAATCGCTTTGGGGCAACTCACGAAATCGGCATCTTTGAAATGGTGCAAAATGGATTGCGGGAAGTTCCTAACCCTAGTGAGTTATTTTTAGGTAATCGTGATGATCCTGCACCTGGTACTGCCATTGTAGTTGCTTGCGAAGGCACTCGGCCGATTGTTGTGGAGTTGCAAGCCCTTGTCAGTCCCACCAGTTATCCGTCTCCCCGTCGTGCTGGCACTGGTATAGATTATAACCGTCTAGTGCAAATTCTCGCCGTCTTAGAAAAACGGGTGGGGGTTCCCATGTCGAAATTAGATTCCTACGTAGCTTCCGCTGGCGGGTTGAATGTGGAAGAACCAGCAGTAGATTTAGGAATAGCCATCGCCATCGTTGCGAGTTTCCGCGATCGCATAGTCGATCCAAGTACCGTATTAATTGGGGAAGTTGGTTTAGGCGGACAAGTGCGTTCAGTTTCTCAGATGGAACTGCGGTTAAAAGAAGCAGCTAAATTAGGGTTTAAAAGAGCGATCGTTCCTAAAGGGCAAAAATTCCCCGATTTTGGCATCGAGATTTTACCAGTATCCAAGGTAATAGATGCAATTATCGCCGCTATTCCCCATCAAGAACTGACAGCCGAAGATTTAGAACTTGATGACGAGTAGATCTAACCCCTCTCCGACAAAGAGAGGGGCTGAAAAAACTAAGGAAAAAAGCCATGACAGCTATTGTCACTCATAACTACAAAATCACTTGGGAAAAATTGCCCGATGACTATAAACTACCAGATGACCCAGTGGACAACATCAACCAACCAGCCTTAGCAGCAGCACTCACAGAAAGCCTACAATTAGCCGGAAAAATTTCAGCTAACGCCTTAGCAACAACTAATTACGGCATTTGTGCCACCTTAAACAACAGAATCGTCATTAAAGCCCCCGATTGGGCTTTCATTCCCAAAATTAATGTTAGTAGAGAACAAGTAATACGTAGTTATACCCCTCAACTAGAGGGTGACATTCCCGTAATTGTGATGGAATTTATTTCCGATACACAGCAGACAGAGTATTCTGTCAAAGCGACATATCCACCTGGCAAATGGTTTTTCTACGAACGCATCTTAAAAGTGCCAAACTATATCATATTTGAACCAGATAGCGGCAGTATCGAAATGTATTGTTTAGATAAAAACGAACAGTACATTTTGAAAGAACCAGATGAAAACCAGCGTTACTGGATATCAGAAATAAGCCTCTTCTTAGGTGTATGGCAAGGTACTCGTGAAAACCGCGCAGGAAACTGGTTAAGGTGGTGGGATGAACAAGGAAACCTCCTACTTTGGGGTGGAGAATTAGCTGAACAAGAACGACAACGTGCTGAAAGACTAGCAGCACAATTACGGGCGGCGGGAATTGAACCTGAAGATTAAATTTCTTGCAAATAATTTACGATTGCTAGATTAGCTAAAAAATTGCTAAATCTAGCATTTTTTTTAGCTCTAAACTTGCACATTTTATATGAAATTCGGTTAAGCACTTAGAGGTTGTTTGAAAAGTCCTTTTGTTGGTATCAAAAGTTTTAGATCCCTCTAAATCTTCCTTTTTAAGGGAGACTTTGATTCAGGTTCCCCCCTTTTTAAGGGGGGTTAGGGGGGATCTAAAAGTGCCTAAAGTCACAGTGAAACACTTTTCAAACAACCTTTTATAAATCAGCAACGCCCTTTTTTTAAACTGGTATAACAGGCCAAAATTGTGGGTAATTCTGTTAACTACTGTTGCTAATATTACTCCACCTAAGCATAATTTATCCCCGTTAAAACTTGAGAGTTTTTATTAAAAAATTTTGCAATAGTAATTGACAAGTATAAAATTATACTTTATTATAAAAGCATGATAAAGGCGATCGCCCAATCCCGCAAAGATGATGCGATCGCCCTTATCTAACATCCACAAATAGTAAAGGCGATCGCCCAATCCCGCAAAGATGATGCGATCGCCTTTATGTAACATCCACAATCGGAGTACGACTACCATCATGGCACAATCAGAAAATTCTGCCCAGTCAAAGTTAGAACAGTTTTTGAGCGAAGGTTTAAATACACCAAGCCTCAATCAATCAACTGAAAAACCCTTTCCCAAGAGAGAACCTGTTAAGCATTTATTAATTGGTTCCGAGAAAGCCGTTACCAGGACAATTCACAGATTGCAGCTTAGTGGCTACGCTAGTGTAGGGGATTGGAGTCCACTAGTACCGACGGGGAACCAAAATGAGGTAATGAGTATTTTAATCCGGCAAATTCTGATGCAATAAACTACATTTAGAGACGTTGCATTGCAACATCTCTAACGTCAAAGTTTCCCCTCCCCGTACACGGGGAGGGGTTAGGGGTGGGGTGCAATGACTTTAGGAATCATAACTAATTAACCGGACATGATATGATGACTGCCATCAGTTATCAGTCATCAATCAACACAATTAGATATGCAACGCCAAATGGACAACAGCTGACTAATTTTTCTCTAATCTCTGTTCCCAAGTCTCTGTTTCCTGGGAATTTTGCACCTGATTAGCAATCATGCCATTCATATAGGTAACAATTATAATTAATTCCCCTATCGCTTCAAGTTCAGTCGCTTCTTGTGGTGTGAGGAAATTAAGGATTTTTTTATCAACAAGCTCCTCCATCCGAGCTTGCAATTCGTCTGTAATTTTAAACAGATTCACACTATTGATATTTTCAACTTGAATACCCTTCTCTAACCACAATGAGGGTTTAATTACTGGTGGTGTCATAAGTTTATTAAAATTGGCTACACTACTTATTGTATGCTGTATCAGAATCACGATCGCCATCTTTTTCTCAGCAACCAAACCACAAAACTAACAATGATTCCAACCATCAGACTGGAACTGAAAGGATAGTCACAAAAATAAGGAATTTTAGGAAAGATATCTTTCATACTTTCTTTACTACAGAAATCTTTAGCAGGTGATTGTAGTAGAGATGTTGTTGCTATTGCTGAACCTGCGACAGCTACTAATTCTTGAAAATTGCGATCGCGTTCAGATTTTTCTACTTCTATACGGCTGCGAGTAGCGTTAATTGTATCTTCTAAAAGTTGCAAGCCCAGCTGCATATTTTCGATATCTTTGGTAATTTGTGGTAAATATTTTTTGTTGGCTAGCTCGCTAAATTTTTCCAAAAAATCTAACTGATTGCTTTGACTTGCTTTTTCTTTAATCACAGCTAAACGTATTTGATAATTAGATAAATTAATTTCAATAATTTCTTTTTGAAAAGATAGGTTTAATAAATCGATTGTGTATTGCTGGAGAATGTTATCAATATTATTTAATATCTGGCGAGAAGTGGTAAAATTATGCTTCTCCTGCCTATAATTACTTTGGTTGGTATTTTTTCTATTTTCTTCAATTTTTTTATAATGATTGAGCAGAGATGCTTTAACTAAACGACTTTGCCAATAAGCCCACGAAATCTTACTACGATAACAAAATAATCCCATCCAATCTTTATAAAATTCCGCAGCTTGCTCTGCGCTCTCTCGATGAGGATAGATAGCAATAATTACATGATGTTCGTTACTATTTAGATGATTGGTTGTATTTTCTGAGCGCCATATTTCAAAAATTTTTCCGCCTAAAAAAGTACCTCTTTCTGGTTGCCAATAAGTATCTTTAAATAAAGCATAATAGCAATCTTTAGCAATATCTTCAGGATTCTGAGACGAATTTTCTGGTAGCCAACCAGAAAGCAACCAGGTTTTTCCAATTATTGCCAATTCTTTATTTAGTTTTTGTTCGACTTCGGTTTTTAAAATTGTAAAAGACTTGGCTGGTTGAGTTTCGGTTTGATTATTAATAGAAGAATCTATTTGCAAGCCATAAGTGTCATTTAATCTAACAGGATAATAGTATCCTTCTACAGTCTTATTGTGAGAAATAAAGTTAATTTGAGCAGGATGGGTAAGCTCTAAATACTCGGCTTCAATGTCAGGATCGTTGAATTGAGTATCAGGTGGTAATTGAGCTAAAAAAGCTGCTTTGTTCTTTTGTGTTTCTGCGTCAGTTGTGTTTAAAGAGGTTTTTAAAGCATATAAAAATAAATCGAGTGTAGGATAGATTAAATCGGTCATGACATTGTAAAAACTAATTTGACGGATTGGATTGAGTTAAAAATTGTTTCAACTTTCCTAAAAAGGTGGCTTGTTTAACTGTTTCTTCTGGTTTTTCAGAAGTACCAACAATGACTACAACATTATTAAGTTGGCTTTCGTAGTCTGTAGCTTCAGATTTTGGTTTAAATCCTCTAGTTACAACAAATTTTTTCCGAGGGATGAGGCTGCTAATTTCTGCTTCATTAGGCAGTAACTCATCAGGAATTTCTTCTATATTTTCTAATTTAGACTGATAAAATTGATAGGATTGATTTAATTCCTCATTTGCGAAAACCATCTCTAATAAACGTTCTTTAATATGTGTTTCCCACGCTTTGGGTTGAGTATCTAATTGCTTGGCGACTTCCTGGAAATTTTGTTTTTCTTGGGCGCTAAGGGAAGTTTTTAAGTCTTGTAACGCCAGGAGAAAAGCTATGATAGTGTTGTCAGTGTTTGTTGTCATCGGTTTTTATCACAAACTCACTAGGGCCAGTATAAACATAATTTAAGTGAGTTGATTACAGCAGATATTTGATTTTTACCTTTTATTTTATCTTCTTAGAGAGAATATTTATAAATTTATTCTGCATAAAATATATCTTATCTACAGTTAAATAAAAAAGTTCTCAGGATTACTTAGGTAGCAAAAATGGCATCTGAATGGGCGGCTCAAGTTACTGGAATTAATTATTACCCAAAGTACACCACCCTAAAGCCGCTAACAGCAGCAGCAGAGGATGCAGAAAAAGTTGCTGAACAGTTAGAAAAATATGGTTATAGGCCTTTTCGCGCTCAGTGTTTACCTATAACTTTAAACCAGAAGGGAGAAGGTAAAATCGATCGCGGCGGGGCGGTAAAGGTGCAAGAATTACAAGAAGCGATCGCTAATCTCTTCAATCCTCCTCCTCCTAACCCCGTCCCAGAAACAGCGTTATTCTTCTTCTCAGGACATGGGTGGTGCAGAACTGTGGCTGGGAAGGAAGAAGTATTTCTAGTTACCAGTGATGTTCTACCGGAAGCAGAAATCTATGGTATACCCTTAAGTTGGTTGGGAGAGCAATTGCAAATCAGTCAAGCTAAACGAGTCATTGTTTGGCTAGATTGCTGCTATAGCGGTGAATTGTTAAAATTTATTCCTACAAATAAAGACTACTGTTTAATTACTGCAACCCGTTCTTACGAAACTGGAGTAGAAATTCCCCACACCCAGGGGTTGTTGACGCAGGCTTTACTTGCAGGGTTGAACCCGGAAAATGATCCAGATGGGATCATCAATAGCCACAAGTTGGCAGATTTTATTATTAGCGGAATGCCGGATACAGTCCAGCGTCCGTTAATTGCCAATTCTCCACGCGCAATTCTGCTGACTACTAAGTTTTCACGAAAAAGCTTTCAGGATAAGTGTCCTTATCGTTCCCTGTCATATTTTAGCGAGACAAAGGAAGATGCTGAGGTTTTTTATGGGCGGAGTGCGTTAACTCAGCAGTTAATTCAACAGGTAAAAGAACAACATCGCTTAGTTGCTGTGTTAGGAGGTTCCGGTAGTGGGAAATCATCTTTGTTACGCGCTGGGTTATTCTATCAACTGAAGCTAGGACAAGAGATTCCAGGGAGTGATGCCTGGACTTATATTACTCCGTTTACGCCTAAAGAAAATCCTGTGAACAGTTTACATGAGGCTTTTGCACTTTCCTTGCCTCATCTTTTCCTTCCAGAGAAAACAGCAACCCCACCCCCAACCCCTCCCCGTGAACGGGGAGGGGAGCGTTTGCGTCAGCAAATGCGGGGTGGGGTTCCGGCTATATCGCTCGGCGAGGAGTTAAAAGCATTAAACACACCAGTCATTTTGATTATCGACCAGTTTGAAGAATGCTTCACCATGTGCGATGACAGCCAGCGTCAAGAATTCTTTGACTGTTTGCGGGAATTAATTGACTGTACAGATAACCTTTATATTTTCATTGGGATGCGATCGGATTTTCGGGCGAGATGGCGAGAATATCCCGAATATGCCGCCAGAATCCATAAACCTTACATCAACGTCGAACACCTCAACCGTCAGGAAATTGAAGAAGCCATTACTAAACCGGCTGAATGGGTAGGATTAGGCATAGAAGGCAGGTTAAAACAGCAACTAATTAATGATGTTGAAGATTACCCTGGAAGTTTGCCCTTGCTGCAATATACCTTGACTGAGTTGTGGCGTGAGTCGAGAAATCAAGGCGATGAAGTTGTCAGCCTGAAAACTTATGAGGATTTAGGCGGGGTTGAAGGAACGCTACAAAAACGCGCCGATGCAGTCTACGACAGTCTTTCACCAACAGAAAAAACTGTGGCGCGGCGGATTTTTCTAGAATTGACGCAAATGGGAGAAACCACAGATGTACGGCGGCGCGTGCGTTTGGGCGAGTTGGTTAATTCCCATCATTCTCTGGAACTTTTGCAACAGGTGAGCGAGAAGTTAGCCGATAAAGATGCCCGATTAATTACAAAGACGGATGAGCCGGATTCCCAGGATGTAATTTTAGATGTTGTCCACGAAGCCTTAATCCGCCATTGGCAAATGTTGCGGGATTGGAAAGAAAAATATAAGGTGGGAATAGCCATTGAGCGACAGATTGAAGCAGAAGCCCAAGAATGGGAGAGGAATGATAAAAAGCCAGGATTTCTGAGAAAAGATGATAGATTAGCACTGGCAGAAGCATATTTAGCTAGATTCGGCGATTGGCAAATGCTGAATGGGGTAGCCGAGGAGTACATTCAGAAAAGTCAAGAATTAAGAAATCGCCTTGAGAGAGAAGAGAAAGAACGCACAAAGCGTCTGCTCACAGTAGCTTCAATAACATCAGTGTTCTTTGCTGGATTAGCCCTCTTTGCTGGGTTTGAAGCCAGAGAAGCACAAATTGGTCAAGTCAATTTTTCTAGACAATCAGCAGAAGCACAATTGCTCTCCGTCCAAGAATTAGATGCCTTGCTCGAGAGTGTCCGCACAATAAAGCTTCTTAAGCATCCACTTTTGCAATTATTTCCACCAACAGATGATTTACGAAAGCAAGTGCAAATAACCTTAATTAAGGTGTTTTCTAAAGTAACAGAACGCAATCGACTGCAAGGTAATCAAAGGAGCATCAAGAGCGTTAGTTTTAGCCCTGATAGCAAAGTCCTGGCTACTGGTGGTGATGATGGCGTTCGCATCTGGAACTTGCAGGGTAAGGAGTTAAAAGCAGGGATTCAGGGAGAATTTATCCAGAGCGTTAGTTTTAGCCCTGATAGCAAAGTCCTGGCCGCTTCGGGGGGTGAAGACGGCACGATCAAACTCTGGAGCATCGACGATGGCAAGGTGAGGACGCTTCAACATGGCAGTCAAGTTTCTAGTGTCAGCTTCAGCCCCCACGACAATATCCTGGCTTCGGGGGGTAAAGACGGCACGATCAAACTCTGGAGCATTGACGATGGCAAGGTGAGGACACTTACACATGGCAGTGCAGTTTTGAGCGTCAGCTTCAGCCCCCACGACAATATCCTGGCTTCGGGAGGTAGTGACGGCACGATCAAACTCTGGAGCATCGACGACGGCAAGGTGAGGACACTTACACATAGCAGTGGTAAAGAAGTCGAGAGCATTAGCTTCAGCCCCGACGGCAAGATGCTAGCTTCAGGGAGTTATGACAAGACCATCAAACTCTGGAGTACGGTGGATGGCAAGCAACTTAACTCTCTTAAAGGGCATAGCGATGCTGTCAGGAGCGTAGTTTGGAGTCCCGATGGCCAGATGTTGACTTCAGCTAGTA
Above is a window of Nostoc sp. UHCC 0702 DNA encoding:
- a CDS encoding PD40 domain-containing protein, whose translation is MASEWAAQVTGINYYPKYTTLKPLTAAAEDAEKVAEQLEKYGYRPFRAQCLPITLNQKGEGKIDRGGAVKVQELQEAIANLFNPPPPNPVPETALFFFSGHGWCRTVAGKEEVFLVTSDVLPEAEIYGIPLSWLGEQLQISQAKRVIVWLDCCYSGELLKFIPTNKDYCLITATRSYETGVEIPHTQGLLTQALLAGLNPENDPDGIINSHKLADFIISGMPDTVQRPLIANSPRAILLTTKFSRKSFQDKCPYRSLSYFSETKEDAEVFYGRSALTQQLIQQVKEQHRLVAVLGGSGSGKSSLLRAGLFYQLKLGQEIPGSDAWTYITPFTPKENPVNSLHEAFALSLPHLFLPEKTATPPPTPPRERGGERLRQQMRGGVPAISLGEELKALNTPVILIIDQFEECFTMCDDSQRQEFFDCLRELIDCTDNLYIFIGMRSDFRARWREYPEYAARIHKPYINVEHLNRQEIEEAITKPAEWVGLGIEGRLKQQLINDVEDYPGSLPLLQYTLTELWRESRNQGDEVVSLKTYEDLGGVEGTLQKRADAVYDSLSPTEKTVARRIFLELTQMGETTDVRRRVRLGELVNSHHSLELLQQVSEKLADKDARLITKTDEPDSQDVILDVVHEALIRHWQMLRDWKEKYKVGIAIERQIEAEAQEWERNDKKPGFLRKDDRLALAEAYLARFGDWQMLNGVAEEYIQKSQELRNRLEREEKERTKRLLTVASITSVFFAGLALFAGFEAREAQIGQVNFSRQSAEAQLLSVQELDALLESVRTIKLLKHPLLQLFPPTDDLRKQVQITLIKVFSKVTERNRLQGNQRSIKSVSFSPDSKVLATGGDDGVRIWNLQGKELKAGIQGEFIQSVSFSPDSKVLAASGGEDGTIKLWSIDDGKVRTLQHGSQVSSVSFSPHDNILASGGKDGTIKLWSIDDGKVRTLTHGSAVLSVSFSPHDNILASGGSDGTIKLWSIDDGKVRTLTHSSGKEVESISFSPDGKMLASGSYDKTIKLWSTVDGKQLNSLKGHSDAVRSVVWSPDGQMLTSASIDKTVIIWSIEGNILKTIQNDSWIESAAWNPKSKILAFGSDDGIIKLWNFEGKEVKITTGHMDAVRSVNFSPDGKMLASGSDDGTIKLWRTVDGEVSREIPVHSGKVYSVAWSADGKMLASGSEDGTVKLWSTVDGKELWNHKKNYSVRSVSFSPDGKLLAWTSGRIIKLRSKGDKEIRTLKRHNKEILSVSFSHDSKMLASGSRDGTIKLWNLTNNKQEMLTGHRGEVRSVAWSPDGKLLASGSTDNTLKLWNLENRRERWTQNGGGGFVYSVSFSPNGKLLASASDNGTIKFWNLEGKEQMTLKRDNSGVRSIAWSPDSKLLASGSNNKTVLLWNLELMDENIALKRGCEWLHDYLTSNPTDKDRDRTLCNGIPTKSN
- a CDS encoding Uma2 family endonuclease, with the protein product MTAIVTHNYKITWEKLPDDYKLPDDPVDNINQPALAAALTESLQLAGKISANALATTNYGICATLNNRIVIKAPDWAFIPKINVSREQVIRSYTPQLEGDIPVIVMEFISDTQQTEYSVKATYPPGKWFFYERILKVPNYIIFEPDSGSIEMYCLDKNEQYILKEPDENQRYWISEISLFLGVWQGTRENRAGNWLRWWDEQGNLLLWGGELAEQERQRAERLAAQLRAAGIEPED
- the radA gene encoding DNA repair protein RadA produces the protein MAKSKTFFICNECGAESSQWFGKCPNCDTYDSLVEQTTSPYLADIPTRGGVGNWHATQNNGKSTAKPAKPAKARASLTFEQISDRQVMRWESGYGELDRVLGGGIVPGSMVLIGGDPGIGKSTLLLQVSSQLAEKYRILYVSGEESGQQVKLRASRLGVSKPLEILSDENGKVVETIDENGTAAKIAELEEHHIDADLYVLPETDLEEILKEIDSLRPNLAVIDSIQTVFFPALTSAPGSVAQVRECTAALMKVAKHEDITMLIVGHVTKEGAIAGPKVLEHLVDTVLYFEGDRFASHRLLRTVKNRFGATHEIGIFEMVQNGLREVPNPSELFLGNRDDPAPGTAIVVACEGTRPIVVELQALVSPTSYPSPRRAGTGIDYNRLVQILAVLEKRVGVPMSKLDSYVASAGGLNVEEPAVDLGIAIAIVASFRDRIVDPSTVLIGEVGLGGQVRSVSQMELRLKEAAKLGFKRAIVPKGQKFPDFGIEILPVSKVIDAIIAAIPHQELTAEDLELDDE